Proteins encoded within one genomic window of Pigmentiphaga sp. H8:
- a CDS encoding MFS transporter, with protein MLQLERVFPALSEPTMRRYLMGQGVSVLGSWTQNVTLNLVVYHLSGSAAVLALLNFLLYGPQLVIAPLAGARVNAANARRSTLGVLYSSMTVACILAVLSLLHWLTLPIILGLALCAGVLNAIETPSRQVLLLTGLEDPALLPNAIAMNTMVYNVGRMVGPSMAAIIYPMFGQAAAFLTYAAALVFMAWCVRSMPRRAAAAASPSHDRGGLRNALVYVLDDRFTAKYLSILACMGLLAGSYQTLVPLLADRVFHDAARYTGVFFACAGMGALAAAVVLSSSIASRTANLLRFAPWIACVAMALLSISWSSAVSGVAFVLLGFCLSFSATSTNATIQRRCPESVRGALVGLYGMAYNGTMPFGYLLVGSFSEAFTVTGAFGTMAAVLAACIGLLTLLYWRKT; from the coding sequence ATGCTGCAGCTCGAACGCGTGTTTCCCGCATTGTCCGAACCCACGATGCGGCGCTACCTGATGGGGCAGGGGGTATCGGTGCTGGGGAGCTGGACGCAGAACGTCACGCTCAACCTGGTCGTCTACCACCTGTCGGGATCGGCCGCCGTGCTGGCCCTGCTCAATTTCCTGTTGTATGGGCCGCAGCTGGTGATCGCGCCCCTGGCGGGGGCGCGGGTCAATGCGGCCAACGCGCGCCGCTCGACGCTCGGCGTCCTTTATTCGTCGATGACCGTGGCCTGCATCCTGGCGGTGCTGTCGCTGCTGCACTGGCTGACCCTGCCCATCATTCTGGGGCTGGCGCTGTGCGCCGGCGTGCTGAACGCGATCGAGACGCCGTCCCGCCAGGTGCTGCTGCTGACCGGCCTGGAAGACCCGGCGCTGCTGCCCAACGCCATCGCCATGAACACCATGGTCTACAACGTGGGGCGCATGGTGGGGCCGAGCATGGCCGCCATCATCTATCCCATGTTCGGCCAGGCCGCAGCCTTCCTGACCTATGCCGCCGCGCTGGTGTTCATGGCCTGGTGCGTGCGATCGATGCCGCGCCGCGCGGCGGCGGCCGCGTCGCCTTCGCATGATCGCGGGGGCCTGCGCAATGCGCTGGTCTATGTGCTGGACGACCGCTTCACCGCCAAGTATCTGTCCATCCTGGCCTGCATGGGCCTGCTGGCGGGCAGCTACCAGACGCTGGTGCCGCTGCTGGCGGACCGGGTCTTCCACGACGCCGCCCGATACACCGGCGTTTTCTTCGCCTGCGCCGGCATGGGCGCGCTGGCCGCCGCCGTGGTCCTGTCGTCCTCCATCGCCTCGCGCACCGCCAACCTGCTCCGGTTCGCGCCCTGGATCGCCTGCGTGGCGATGGCGCTGCTGTCCATCAGCTGGAGCAGCGCCGTCAGCGGCGTGGCCTTCGTGCTGCTGGGCTTCTGCCTGAGCTTCTCGGCCACCTCGACCAACGCCACCATCCAGCGCCGCTGCCCGGAATCCGTGCGCGGCGCGCTGGTCGGCCTTTACGGCATGGCCTACAACGGCACCATGCCTTTCGGCTATCTGCTGGTCGGCTCGTTCTCGGAGGCCTTCACGGTAACCGGCGCGTTCGGCACCATGGCCGCGGTGCTGGCCGCGTGCATCGGGCTGCTGACGCTGCTGTACTGGCGCAAGACCTGA
- the ssb gene encoding single-stranded DNA-binding protein — translation MASVNKVILVGNLGRDPEVRYTPDGAAICNVSIATTSQWKDKNSGERREETEWHRVVFYNRLAEIAGEYLKKGRSVYVEGRLKTRKWQDKDTGADKYTTEIVADQMQMLGGREGGGGGGEGGYGDSAPAPRQSNRPASGGGGQQRPASQSSSAPNFADMDDDIPF, via the coding sequence ATGGCATCCGTCAACAAAGTCATCCTGGTCGGCAACCTGGGCCGCGACCCCGAAGTTCGCTACACGCCCGATGGCGCCGCGATCTGCAACGTGTCCATCGCCACCACGTCCCAATGGAAGGACAAGAACTCGGGCGAACGCCGCGAGGAAACCGAGTGGCACCGCGTGGTGTTCTACAACCGCCTGGCCGAGATCGCCGGCGAATACCTGAAGAAGGGCCGTTCGGTGTACGTGGAGGGCCGCCTGAAGACCCGCAAGTGGCAGGACAAGGACACTGGCGCCGATAAATATACGACCGAGATCGTCGCCGACCAGATGCAGATGCTGGGCGGCCGCGAAGGCGGCGGCGGTGGTGGCGAAGGCGGCTATGGCGATTCCGCGCCGGCCCCGCGCCAGTCCAACCGCCCGGCCAGCGGTGGCGGCGGCCAGCAGCGTCCGGCCTCGCAGTCGAGCTCGGCGCCGAACTTCGCCGACATGGACGACGACATCCCGTTCTGA
- a CDS encoding UDP-glucuronic acid decarboxylase family protein: protein MSPLLPRRIVVTGGAGFLGSHLCTRLIEAGHEVLCVDNFYTGTKANIAHLIGHPSFELLRHDITFPLYIEADEIYNLACPASPVHYQHDPVQTTKTCVHGSINMLGLAKRLNARILQASTSEVYGDPNRHPQREDYWGHVNPNGIRACYDEGKRCAETLFADYQRQYGLQVKIARIFNTYGPRMRPDDGRVVSNLIMQALAGEPMTLYGDGSQTRSFCYVDDLIDGLMRLMNSPDDFHGPVNLGNTHETTVLDIARTIRSLAGSASDIERRPLPQDDPVRRCPDIGLARRMLGWEPGTPLEEGLRRTLDDFRQRFFPQRPAPAAQLVTSLAHAAASPP, encoded by the coding sequence ATGAGCCCGCTTCTGCCACGCCGCATCGTCGTCACAGGCGGTGCCGGCTTCCTGGGATCGCACCTGTGCACGCGGCTGATCGAAGCCGGGCACGAGGTCCTGTGCGTCGACAACTTCTATACCGGCACCAAGGCCAACATCGCCCACCTGATCGGGCATCCTTCCTTCGAGCTGCTGCGCCACGACATCACCTTCCCGCTCTACATCGAGGCCGACGAGATCTACAACCTCGCCTGCCCCGCCTCGCCGGTGCACTACCAGCACGATCCCGTGCAAACCACCAAGACCTGCGTGCATGGCTCCATCAACATGCTGGGCCTGGCCAAGCGGCTGAACGCGCGCATCCTGCAGGCCTCGACCAGCGAGGTCTACGGCGATCCGAACCGCCATCCGCAGCGCGAGGACTACTGGGGCCACGTCAATCCCAACGGGATACGGGCCTGCTACGACGAAGGCAAGCGCTGCGCGGAAACGCTGTTCGCCGATTACCAGCGCCAGTATGGGCTGCAGGTCAAGATCGCCCGCATCTTCAATACCTACGGCCCCCGTATGCGGCCCGACGACGGCCGGGTGGTATCCAATCTGATCATGCAGGCGCTGGCGGGCGAACCCATGACCCTCTACGGCGACGGCAGCCAGACCCGCTCGTTCTGCTACGTGGACGACCTGATCGACGGCCTGATGCGCCTGATGAACAGCCCCGACGATTTCCACGGTCCGGTGAACCTGGGCAACACGCACGAGACCACGGTGCTCGACATCGCCCGCACCATCCGGAGCCTGGCCGGCTCGGCGTCGGACATCGAACGGCGGCCGCTGCCCCAGGACGATCCGGTGCGGCGCTGCCCCGACATCGGCCTTGCCCGCCGCATGCTGGGCTGGGAACCGGGCACGCCGCTGGAAGAAGGATTGCGGCGCACCCTGGACGATTTCCGGCAACGATTCTTCCCGCAACGGCCGGCGCCCGCCGCCCAGCTTGTAACCAGCCTTGCTCATGCGGCCGCCAGTCCGCCCTAG
- a CDS encoding glycosyltransferase — MRVLHIFKIYFPDAYGGIEQAIHSLASRGMAQGIESRVLTLSPRGKMIDADASGYSIHRYTRNLDVASTGMSLQFLVNFRREAAWADLLHFHFPWPFGDLAYLMSGVETPAVMTYHSDIVKQAQLLKFYRPLRDRHLARMVRIVATSPNYVASSEVLQQWRDKVEVVPCGIAIVKPRDQEAIWRWRQQIGERFFAFLGVPRYYKGLDFLLEAQVGRDYPLALIGDGAERAALEARARALGLKNVHFLGLLGDEEKSDVLAAASGFVFPSHVRTEAFGLALAEAAQQGLPMISCEIGTGTSFVNLHQETGLVVPPRDPRALGEAMDLFWNDPEQARLWGRNARARYLELFTEDAMVRGYARCYREVLGR, encoded by the coding sequence ATGCGTGTTCTTCATATTTTCAAGATCTACTTTCCCGATGCCTACGGTGGAATCGAGCAGGCCATCCACAGTCTTGCGTCACGAGGTATGGCGCAGGGCATCGAGAGCCGGGTCCTGACGCTGTCGCCAAGAGGAAAGATGATCGATGCCGATGCGTCGGGGTACTCCATCCATCGCTACACCAGGAATCTGGACGTCGCGTCCACAGGGATGTCGCTGCAGTTCCTGGTGAATTTCCGGCGTGAAGCCGCCTGGGCCGATCTGCTGCACTTTCATTTTCCGTGGCCTTTTGGAGACCTGGCCTATCTCATGTCGGGTGTCGAGACACCGGCGGTCATGACCTACCACTCAGACATCGTCAAGCAAGCGCAGTTGTTGAAGTTCTACAGACCGCTTCGAGACCGTCATCTTGCACGCATGGTGCGTATCGTCGCGACTTCGCCGAACTACGTCGCCAGCAGCGAGGTGCTTCAGCAGTGGCGGGACAAGGTAGAGGTGGTGCCCTGCGGCATTGCGATAGTGAAGCCGCGAGACCAGGAAGCCATCTGGCGCTGGCGCCAGCAGATCGGCGAAAGGTTTTTCGCCTTCCTGGGCGTGCCTCGGTACTACAAGGGTCTGGACTTTCTGCTCGAAGCGCAGGTGGGGCGCGACTACCCGCTGGCGTTGATCGGTGATGGCGCCGAACGTGCCGCGCTCGAGGCTCGCGCGCGTGCTCTGGGGTTGAAGAATGTGCATTTCCTCGGCCTGCTCGGCGACGAAGAAAAATCCGATGTGCTGGCGGCTGCCAGCGGTTTTGTGTTTCCATCGCACGTCCGCACCGAAGCTTTTGGTCTTGCCCTGGCGGAGGCCGCCCAGCAAGGCCTGCCGATGATCTCGTGCGAAATTGGTACGGGTACGAGTTTCGTCAACCTGCACCAGGAAACGGGCCTCGTGGTTCCGCCGCGGGATCCGCGAGCTTTGGGAGAGGCCATGGACCTTTTCTGGAACGATCCTGAGCAGGCGAGACTTTGGGGCAGGAATGCCCGAGCCCGCTACCTGGAGTTATTCACCGAGGACGCCATGGTGCGTGGCTATGCCAGGTGCTACCGGGAAGTGCTGGGCCGGTAG
- the crcB gene encoding fluoride efflux transporter CrcB produces the protein MLLAVIAIAVGAAIGALLRWVLGLGLNALLPAMPPGTLAANLIGAYIIGLAVAYFAGNPALPPHWRLLIITGFCGGLTTFSTFSAELVALIQQQRLGWVAATILVHVGGSVAMTLLGIATYAGLRQS, from the coding sequence ATGCTGCTCGCGGTAATCGCGATCGCCGTCGGCGCCGCCATCGGGGCGCTGCTGCGCTGGGTATTGGGGCTGGGCCTGAACGCCCTGCTGCCGGCCATGCCGCCGGGCACCCTGGCCGCCAATCTCATCGGCGCCTACATCATCGGCCTGGCCGTGGCCTATTTCGCCGGCAACCCCGCCCTGCCGCCCCATTGGCGGCTGTTGATCATCACCGGCTTCTGCGGCGGCCTGACCACCTTTTCCACCTTCTCGGCCGAACTGGTCGCCCTGATCCAGCAGCAGCGGCTGGGCTGGGTGGCCGCGACCATCCTGGTCCACGTGGGCGGCTCCGTCGCGATGACCCTGCTCGGCATCGCCACCTACGCCGGATTGCGGCAGTCCTGA
- a CDS encoding VOC family protein, whose product MLHHLSFGVADLRTAAGFYDAVLGPLGYERVWTDFDGDPDRHAVGYGLPGGGDKFALKQCSKRESVPGPGFHLAFSAPSRDAVDRFHEAALRHGGADNGAPGPRPRYGPAYYAAFVVDPEGNRIEAVISTAA is encoded by the coding sequence ATGCTCCACCATCTTTCTTTCGGCGTGGCCGACCTGCGTACCGCCGCCGGTTTTTACGACGCGGTACTCGGGCCTCTGGGCTATGAGCGTGTCTGGACGGACTTCGACGGCGATCCCGACCGGCACGCCGTCGGGTACGGCCTTCCCGGAGGGGGCGACAAGTTCGCGCTCAAGCAATGCTCGAAAAGAGAGAGCGTGCCGGGACCGGGGTTCCATCTCGCCTTTTCCGCGCCCAGCCGGGATGCCGTCGACCGTTTCCACGAGGCGGCCCTGCGCCACGGGGGCGCCGACAATGGCGCGCCGGGGCCGCGGCCGCGCTACGGTCCGGCCTACTACGCGGCGTTCGTGGTCGACCCCGAAGGCAACCGCATCGAGGCTGTCATCAGCACGGCGGCCTGA
- a CDS encoding glycosyltransferase family 1 protein, protein MTDPFSSLAGAWSRLVVGISTTKAEPALRPHKDGIGTYTAALFDHLSHHDCRPVGYAWPGGRTRPVLVHGSYLPHSYGLLTAGQMLGLVRPVKLGVDVFHCTDHMAFRTTCPSVITLHDAAPLSHPEWASPRLRMLRNLLLARAGRLGDAYIAISQAAVAELVAHFGVDERKIHVVPNGIDPVWFEAGDSDERYARLRSRLALRGRHFLFVGTLQPRKNVDRILDAYLLLPAALRCEHQLLIVGRPGWRSETTIARLQSMRDEGVIWLNDLQDDGDVRALYRHAEALVFPSLHEGFGLPVLEAFASGTPVVTSNTTSLPEVAGDAAILVTPENTGEIASAMQDLIRSPSIRAQCVARGLRRSRQFSLDRTASRTAEVYRSVM, encoded by the coding sequence ATGACAGACCCTTTCTCGTCCTTGGCCGGCGCCTGGTCCAGGTTGGTGGTGGGCATCTCCACTACCAAGGCCGAACCGGCGCTGCGGCCCCACAAGGACGGCATCGGAACGTATACGGCGGCGCTTTTCGACCATCTTTCCCATCATGACTGCCGTCCGGTCGGCTACGCTTGGCCCGGTGGGCGTACCCGGCCAGTACTCGTGCACGGCAGTTATTTGCCGCACTCATACGGGCTGCTGACCGCGGGCCAGATGCTCGGCCTCGTGCGCCCCGTCAAACTGGGCGTGGATGTTTTCCACTGCACCGACCACATGGCATTCAGGACGACATGCCCGAGCGTCATCACCCTGCACGACGCCGCTCCGCTCAGTCACCCGGAATGGGCGTCTCCACGCCTGCGGATGCTGCGCAACCTGCTGCTGGCGCGGGCGGGAAGGCTCGGCGACGCATATATCGCGATCTCTCAGGCCGCGGTCGCCGAGCTTGTTGCCCATTTCGGGGTCGATGAACGAAAAATCCATGTCGTGCCCAATGGCATCGATCCCGTCTGGTTCGAGGCAGGAGACTCGGATGAACGCTACGCCCGGTTGCGCTCCAGGTTGGCGTTGCGAGGACGCCATTTTCTTTTCGTCGGAACACTGCAACCTCGCAAGAATGTCGATCGCATTCTAGACGCCTATCTTCTGCTGCCTGCCGCCTTGCGATGCGAACACCAGTTGCTGATCGTAGGACGGCCGGGCTGGCGCAGCGAGACGACCATCGCGCGCCTCCAGTCCATGCGCGACGAAGGAGTGATATGGCTGAACGACCTGCAGGACGACGGCGACGTGCGTGCCCTGTATCGCCACGCCGAAGCCCTGGTTTTCCCCTCGCTGCACGAGGGCTTCGGCCTGCCCGTGCTGGAAGCATTCGCGAGCGGCACCCCGGTGGTGACCTCCAATACCACCTCGCTGCCCGAAGTGGCCGGCGATGCCGCAATCCTGGTGACTCCCGAGAATACCGGCGAAATAGCGTCCGCCATGCAAGACCTGATCCGCTCTCCAAGCATCCGAGCCCAATGCGTGGCTCGCGGCCTGCGGCGATCACGGCAGTTTTCACTGGACCGCACCGCCTCGAGAACGGCCGAAGTCTATCGAAGCGTGATGTGA
- a CDS encoding sensor histidine kinase, translating to MRLADFIDANLDLLLSDWRNFARQLDLRRSAVSEHALQTSARSLLRQLAADLRAGSDGSAPGERPAGAIRQAHVHARNRLRAGFTLTEMVSEFCALRANILERWVRETGEMGAEACDDLVRFNQALDQALRESISRYSAGLERARDLFVGILAHDLRTPLGAIAMSAQALMLADELPDRCREAATRIGHSGSRMQRMIDDLLDFTRTRLGSPLPLALSRSDLEDICARALDEIRAVHPEQTFVLECQGRLAGRWDANRLAQLLANLLGNAVQHGYADRPVALRVRRGEDGVIAEVHNHGAPIPPHMRHQIFDPLMRGPRHGIERRRAGLGLGLYIARQIAVAHQGTLTVASSESGTTFTLWLPDDPSPD from the coding sequence ATGAGACTGGCCGACTTCATCGACGCGAACCTGGACCTGCTACTGAGCGACTGGCGCAATTTCGCCCGGCAACTGGACCTGCGGCGCTCGGCCGTGTCCGAGCATGCCCTGCAGACCTCGGCCCGCTCGCTGCTGCGCCAACTGGCCGCGGACCTGCGAGCCGGTTCCGACGGTTCCGCCCCCGGGGAACGTCCGGCCGGCGCCATTCGCCAGGCCCACGTCCATGCCCGCAACCGGCTGCGAGCCGGCTTCACGCTGACCGAGATGGTGTCCGAGTTCTGCGCGCTGCGCGCCAACATCCTGGAGCGCTGGGTGCGGGAAACCGGCGAGATGGGCGCCGAGGCCTGCGACGACCTGGTCCGCTTCAACCAGGCGCTGGACCAGGCCCTGAGGGAGTCGATCTCCCGGTACTCGGCCGGCCTGGAACGGGCCCGCGACCTGTTCGTCGGCATCCTGGCCCATGACCTCAGGACCCCGCTGGGCGCCATCGCCATGTCGGCCCAGGCCCTCATGCTGGCCGACGAGCTTCCCGACCGCTGCCGCGAGGCCGCCACGCGGATCGGCCATAGCGGCTCGCGCATGCAGCGCATGATCGACGACCTGCTGGATTTCACCCGCACCCGCCTGGGTAGTCCGCTTCCGCTGGCGCTCTCGCGCAGCGACCTGGAAGACATCTGCGCGCGGGCCCTGGACGAGATCCGGGCCGTGCATCCGGAACAGACCTTCGTGCTGGAATGCCAGGGACGGCTGGCCGGCCGCTGGGACGCCAACCGCCTCGCCCAGTTGCTGGCCAACCTGCTGGGCAACGCGGTCCAGCACGGCTATGCCGACCGCCCGGTCGCGCTGCGGGTGCGGCGTGGCGAGGACGGCGTGATCGCCGAAGTCCACAACCACGGGGCTCCCATCCCGCCCCACATGCGGCACCAGATCTTCGACCCGCTGATGCGGGGGCCGCGCCACGGCATCGAGCGGCGCCGCGCGGGCCTGGGGCTGGGCCTTTACATCGCCCGGCAGATCGCGGTGGCCCACCAGGGCACGCTGACTGTCGCGTCCTCCGAATCGGGCACCACTTTCACCTTGTGGCTGCCCGACGATCCGTCCCCCGACTGA
- a CDS encoding AMP nucleosidase, whose protein sequence is MTPPASVLLRHPAPWPAESFRDPDAAVQRLIDIYTRNTAFLCDSFREVVATQASSPGRIRACYPFIRIRVDTYDEVDSRLSYGHVAEPGVYQTTVTKPKLFRSYLTEQLRQLMANHGVAVEIGESDVPIALHFAFPDGIYVEGEDIEALKRPLRDLFDTPDLAVTDDAIVNGSHRHPPDGPQPLAPFTAPRIDYSLHRLQHYTATAPSHFQNFVLFTNYQFYVDEFCLRARTLVAQGHYDALVEPGNRVTRAGDPVPDPAAPMSRLPQMPAYHLVREGHSGITLVNIGVGPSNAKTITDHIAVLRPHAWLMLGHCAGLRASQRLGDYVLAHGYVRDDHVLDADLPTWVPIPPLAEVQVALEQAVEEVAGLSGWELKRIMRTGTVATIDNRNWELREHLEPVQRFSQSRAIALDMESATIAANGFRFRVPYGTLLCVSDKPLHGELKLPGMASAFYRRQVGQHLDIGLRALEILSKMPPERLHSRKLRSFLETAFQ, encoded by the coding sequence ATGACCCCGCCCGCCAGTGTCCTTCTTCGCCATCCTGCTCCCTGGCCCGCCGAATCCTTCCGTGATCCCGACGCGGCCGTCCAGCGCCTGATCGACATCTACACGCGCAATACCGCCTTCCTGTGCGACAGCTTCCGCGAAGTGGTCGCCACGCAGGCGTCCTCGCCCGGCCGGATCCGCGCCTGCTATCCGTTCATCAGGATACGCGTGGACACCTACGACGAGGTCGACTCGCGCCTGTCGTATGGACACGTGGCCGAGCCCGGCGTCTATCAGACCACCGTCACCAAGCCCAAGCTGTTCCGCTCCTATCTGACCGAGCAGCTCCGCCAGTTGATGGCCAACCATGGCGTCGCGGTGGAGATCGGCGAATCCGACGTGCCCATCGCGCTGCATTTCGCGTTTCCCGACGGCATCTATGTCGAGGGCGAGGACATCGAGGCGTTGAAGCGGCCCCTGCGGGACCTGTTCGATACGCCCGATCTCGCGGTCACGGACGATGCCATCGTCAACGGCAGCCACCGCCACCCGCCGGACGGGCCGCAGCCGCTGGCGCCGTTCACCGCGCCGCGCATCGATTACTCGCTGCATCGCCTGCAGCACTACACCGCCACCGCACCCTCGCATTTCCAGAATTTCGTGTTGTTCACCAACTACCAGTTCTACGTGGACGAGTTCTGCCTGCGCGCGCGTACGCTGGTGGCGCAGGGCCACTACGACGCGCTGGTCGAGCCGGGCAACCGCGTCACCCGCGCGGGCGATCCGGTGCCGGACCCGGCGGCGCCGATGTCGCGGCTGCCGCAGATGCCCGCCTATCACCTGGTGCGCGAAGGACATTCGGGCATCACCCTGGTCAACATCGGCGTGGGGCCGTCCAACGCCAAGACCATCACCGACCATATCGCGGTGCTGCGTCCGCATGCCTGGCTGATGCTGGGACATTGTGCCGGGCTGCGGGCCTCGCAGCGGCTGGGCGACTACGTGCTGGCGCACGGCTACGTGCGCGACGACCACGTGCTGGATGCGGACCTGCCGACCTGGGTGCCGATACCGCCGCTGGCCGAGGTGCAGGTGGCGCTGGAGCAGGCGGTGGAGGAAGTGGCCGGACTGTCCGGCTGGGAGCTCAAGCGCATCATGCGCACCGGCACGGTGGCGACCATAGACAATCGCAACTGGGAACTGCGCGAGCACCTGGAGCCGGTGCAGCGCTTCTCGCAATCGCGCGCCATTGCCCTGGACATGGAGTCGGCCACCATCGCGGCCAACGGTTTTCGCTTCCGCGTGCCCTACGGCACCCTGCTGTGCGTGTCGGACAAGCCCCTGCACGGCGAACTGAAGCTGCCGGGAATGGCCAGCGCCTTCTATCGCCGGCAGGTGGGCCAGCACCTGGACATCGGGCTGCGGGCGCTGGAGATCCTGAGCAAGATGCCGCCCGAGCGGCTGCATTCGCGCAAGCTGCGCAGCTTCCTGGAGACCGCGTTCCAGTAG
- a CDS encoding EAL domain-containing protein, translating to MTTEGRHDKRWWLRWLLVAAAAALPLGVAVPFVYLQASLLARHDARGAAEVVMRQADAIFAEADRLAAEMAPQAGKSCAEADATLREAAFQPYFRAIVLVRHRVLYCSSITESFTLPLAQLLPDGEVPPGRSFHFVPGTPMVPDRPAVMAIRLDQAGDGVIVTVDGRYLRDLLDAVGGTGRYRIGIEALDGRHGLAGRRVGVPPPGAYFVQDVVSTIYPFRVRSLADAALLAEYRKRLAGSYAPFVVLLALLLGYLCHHFLKYRFSLVAAIRRGMRRGEFEVHYQPVIDLRDGSCAGAEALMRWFRPGQGAVRPDLFFAVAESSGLAIPLTRHLFKLVGRDLRRCPMGPLFRVGLNVTASHLVEPGIVDDVARLRKVVGSGAADFVLEITEREPLPPIEQVYEHMGVLSASGVKLAIDDFGTGHSSLAYLERFPVDYLKIDRGFVSAIGTDAINASVLEMIIGLASRLGVELTAEGVETREQLDYLAAQGVHYAQGFLYARPMPIEALRAWVDAFHGAP from the coding sequence GTGACGACCGAGGGACGGCACGACAAGCGTTGGTGGCTGAGGTGGCTGCTGGTGGCGGCCGCCGCCGCGTTGCCGCTGGGAGTGGCGGTACCCTTTGTCTATCTGCAGGCCAGCCTGCTGGCGCGCCATGACGCGCGCGGCGCCGCCGAAGTGGTGATGCGCCAGGCCGATGCCATTTTCGCCGAGGCCGACAGGCTGGCCGCCGAGATGGCGCCGCAGGCCGGCAAGTCCTGTGCCGAGGCCGACGCCACGCTGCGCGAGGCGGCCTTCCAGCCGTATTTCCGCGCCATCGTCCTGGTGCGGCACCGCGTGCTCTATTGTTCCTCGATCACGGAATCCTTCACGCTGCCGCTGGCGCAACTGCTGCCGGACGGCGAGGTGCCGCCGGGGCGGTCCTTTCATTTCGTCCCCGGCACGCCCATGGTCCCGGACCGGCCCGCGGTGATGGCGATCCGCCTGGACCAGGCCGGCGACGGTGTCATCGTCACGGTGGATGGCCGCTACTTGCGGGATCTGCTGGACGCCGTCGGCGGCACCGGCCGCTACCGGATCGGCATCGAGGCCCTGGATGGCCGGCATGGGCTGGCGGGCCGGCGGGTCGGTGTCCCGCCTCCCGGCGCCTATTTCGTGCAGGACGTGGTGTCGACGATCTATCCATTCCGGGTGCGCTCCCTGGCGGATGCGGCCCTGCTGGCCGAATACCGGAAGCGCCTGGCGGGCAGCTACGCGCCCTTCGTCGTGCTGCTGGCCCTGCTGCTGGGCTATCTGTGCCACCACTTCCTGAAGTACCGGTTCTCGCTGGTGGCCGCGATCCGGCGCGGCATGCGGCGGGGCGAGTTCGAGGTCCACTATCAGCCCGTCATCGACCTGCGCGACGGGTCGTGCGCGGGCGCCGAGGCGCTGATGCGCTGGTTTCGTCCCGGGCAGGGGGCCGTACGCCCGGACCTGTTCTTCGCCGTGGCCGAGTCCAGCGGCCTGGCGATTCCGCTGACCCGGCACCTGTTCAAGCTGGTGGGGCGCGACCTGCGCCGCTGTCCGATGGGGCCGCTATTCCGCGTGGGCCTGAACGTCACCGCCAGCCATCTGGTGGAGCCGGGCATCGTCGACGACGTTGCCCGGCTGCGCAAAGTGGTCGGTTCGGGGGCGGCGGATTTCGTGCTGGAGATCACCGAGCGCGAGCCCCTGCCCCCCATCGAGCAGGTCTACGAGCACATGGGGGTGCTCAGCGCCAGCGGCGTGAAGCTGGCCATCGACGACTTCGGCACGGGCCACAGCTCGCTGGCCTACCTGGAACGGTTCCCGGTCGATTATCTGAAGATAGACCGCGGCTTCGTGTCGGCCATCGGCACGGATGCGATCAATGCCTCGGTGCTGGAGATGATCATCGGGCTGGCTTCGCGGCTGGGGGTGGAGCTGACCGCGGAAGGCGTGGAGACGCGCGAGCAGCTCGACTATCTTGCCGCCCAGGGCGTGCACTATGCGCAGGGCTTCCTGTATGCCCGACCCATGCCCATCGAGGCCCTGCGGGCCTGGGTGGATGCGTTCCACGGCGCGCCGTAA
- a CDS encoding DUF190 domain-containing protein has protein sequence MNGFQLTFFTQQDRRHGGQPLAHWLLAFAKAQGALGGTLVAAGESFGHTGRFHSARFFELADQPVEVSIAVDAPTCDRLLAALAKEPIDLFYVKQPVEFGRVGAQAPAAG, from the coding sequence GTGAACGGCTTCCAACTGACCTTCTTCACCCAGCAGGACCGGCGCCACGGCGGCCAGCCCCTGGCCCACTGGCTGCTGGCTTTCGCCAAGGCGCAGGGCGCGCTGGGCGGCACCCTGGTGGCCGCCGGCGAAAGCTTCGGGCACACCGGCCGCTTCCACTCGGCACGCTTCTTCGAGCTGGCGGACCAGCCGGTCGAGGTGTCGATCGCGGTCGATGCGCCGACCTGCGACCGGCTGCTGGCGGCGCTGGCCAAGGAACCGATCGACCTGTTCTACGTGAAGCAGCCGGTGGAGTTCGGGCGGGTGGGCGCCCAGGCGCCGGCGGCGGGCTGA